The genomic region TACTATTTTAACTTCACCTAACTCACTATAGAATTTCTTATTTAAATTTATCATTTTAAGCATTATTCTTACCTCTTTTCTTTCCTACTGCAAGTATAACAGCAAGGAATAATGCAGTAATTATCTTAACATCAGTTGGTCTTATTGATAATTTAGATATTAATTCTTGACTAAAGCCTAATATATAGAATAATTCATCTGTAATTGATGATGAATTAAGTGCAAAATTAATTATGATATAGTAAATAATAGAACCTAAAATAACTATAGATATATTATTTATAGATCTACTTCTCTTAATTACTCCCATACCAAATATTATTGATGCAAGACCTATTATTATTGTTCCAACAGATGAAGATAAATCTACTACTTTAATATATTGAGCAAAAAATGCTCCAGAACTTGCCACAAGTAAATTAGATAACATTAACCCTATAATCTTAACCCTATTTACACTTACTCCTAAATTAGAAACTAATACTTCATTATCTCCTAAGGCTCTAAGTATTAATCCGAACTTAGATGTTAAGATATAGTCCATAATTAATTTTATAACAAAAACTATTAATAATAGTAAATACATTGAAATATCTTTACTGTAATACACATATCCTATTGAAAAAATATATATTAATATATATATTATTAAACTTTTTAAGGCATCTTTATCTGGTTTTATTCTTCTATCGTATAAAACTTTAATAATTAGTAATATTATTGATATTATTATAAATAAAGTAAAATATTTCTCATAATTTATTATATAAAACCAACTTTGTTCATTTTCTAAAAACACATTAGGTTTATTAAGTATTCTAGCATTTATACTATATAGAGCTGTCATAGTTATTATACCTGACAATAATTTATTTATTCCATATTTTACATGTAAAATACCTGTAATAAATCCTGAAATCATTCCTGCAATAGCTGAAAATATTAATCCTATTATAGGGTGAGTTGGGAATATTAACATAGTCCCAGCAAAAGTAAATCCTCCTAAAGTAAATGAACCATCTACTGTCAAGTCTGGAAAATCCAATATTTTGTATGTTATATATACTCCCATTACCATAATTGAATAAATTAATCCAAATTTAATAGATTCTGGAAGTAAGCCTATAAAAATCATTAAAGAATCCATATTCTAAAACTCCAATCCTAATAGTTTGGCAGTATCTTTATTGTATTCAAATTTTAAATTATCCATACCTTTTATTTCTATATCTTCAGGTTTTTCTCCATTTATAACTCTTATAGCAATCTTTCCTGCTTCTTTTCCTAATTCATAATAATCTATACCTAAAGTCATTAATATTCCTGAATCAACATGTGATTTTTCAGCACCCAAAGTTATTTTTTTAGTCTCTTTTGCTTTATCTGCTATAACATTTATAGTTGAAGCTACTAAATTATCCGTTGGTGTATATAGAGCATCTACTTCTTTTAATATAGATTCTGTTGCTATTGCTATTTCATTAATTTGACTTACAGATTTTTCAATTAATTCAATTCCATATTTTACAGTTATTTTCTTTAAATTTTCTACTTGAATTACTGAATTTTGTTCCCCCGAACTATATATTACTCCTAATTTTTTAATTTGAGGCATTATATCCTTTAAAAGTAATATTTGTTTTTCTATATCAACAATGTCTAGTACTCCCGTAACATTCTTATTTATTAATCCTGAAGACTTTGCATCTGTAACCGCTGAAATAACTATAGGTATTTCTTCTGTACTATTTTGTGCAACTTGTGCAGTAGGTGTCGCAATAGCATATATTAAATCAACCTTTTGATTTACTAATTTTCTAGTATTTAACACCAGCGTTGAAATATCTCCATTTGCATTTGTTTCTATAAATAGAGTATTAATTCCATTCATTCTCAATTCATCTTTAAACCCATTTCTTGTAGCATTCAATGCTGGATGGTCAACTATTTGACTTATACCAATTCTATAATCTGCTCTTTCCTTTTTATTTAATAATAAAAAAGTTACAACAGTTCCTAACAAAGCTAATATTAACAATATTTTTTTCATATTTCCCCTCCTTGAGTTTTTATAATTTTAACACAGTCATCTTTATTTGTAAAGCATATTATTATAAATAAAAAGATGATTTAAAATCTTTTTTATTAAACTTTAAATCATCTATATTTTTACACAAATTTATATAGTAATCCTAAATCTACTCCATTAGCTCTATATCCAACCTCATTAAATCTATGTG from Streptobacillus ratti harbors:
- a CDS encoding ABC transporter permease gives rise to the protein MDSLMIFIGLLPESIKFGLIYSIMVMGVYITYKILDFPDLTVDGSFTLGGFTFAGTMLIFPTHPIIGLIFSAIAGMISGFITGILHVKYGINKLLSGIITMTALYSINARILNKPNVFLENEQSWFYIINYEKYFTLFIIISIILLIIKVLYDRRIKPDKDALKSLIIYILIYIFSIGYVYYSKDISMYLLLLIVFVIKLIMDYILTSKFGLILRALGDNEVLVSNLGVSVNRVKIIGLMLSNLLVASSGAFFAQYIKVVDLSSSVGTIIIGLASIIFGMGVIKRSRSINNISIVILGSIIYYIIINFALNSSSITDELFYILGFSQELISKLSIRPTDVKIITALFLAVILAVGKKRGKNNA
- a CDS encoding ABC transporter substrate-binding protein, translated to MKKILLILALLGTVVTFLLLNKKERADYRIGISQIVDHPALNATRNGFKDELRMNGINTLFIETNANGDISTLVLNTRKLVNQKVDLIYAIATPTAQVAQNSTEEIPIVISAVTDAKSSGLINKNVTGVLDIVDIEKQILLLKDIMPQIKKLGVIYSSGEQNSVIQVENLKKITVKYGIELIEKSVSQINEIAIATESILKEVDALYTPTDNLVASTINVIADKAKETKKITLGAEKSHVDSGILMTLGIDYYELGKEAGKIAIRVINGEKPEDIEIKGMDNLKFEYNKDTAKLLGLEF